The Myxococcales bacterium nucleotide sequence TCGTCGGAGTTGATCGTCACGCACACGCCCGCGGCCAGCAGCCGGCCGAGGTTGTGGTCGGCCAGATCCTGCACCACGCACAGCTTCAGGTTCGACAGCGGGCACACGGTCAGCGGCACGCGCCGCGCCGCCAGCTCGGCGACCAGCGCCGGATCCTCGTCGCAGCGCACGCCGTGATCGATCCGCACGACCTCGAGCAGGTCGAGGGCCTCGCGGATGTACGCGGCCGGGCCCTCCTCGCCGGCGTGGGCCACCGGCACCAGGCCCATCGCGCGGGCCGCGGTGAACACCCGCGCGAACTTGCTCGGTGGGTTGCCGCGCTCGCCCGAGTCGAGGCCGACCCCGGCGATGTGCCGCAGGTACGGCCGCGCGGCGTCGAGCGTCGCGAGCGCGTCGGCCTCCGGCAGGTGCCGCAGGAAGCACAGGATCAGCTTCGAGGTCAGGCCCCAGCGGGCGAGGGCGTCGCGCTGGGCCCGGGCCAGCCCGTCGATCACCGTGCCCATCGCGACGCCGCGGGCGGTGTGGGTCTGCGGATCGAAGAACAGCTCGGCGTGGACCACGCGATCGGCGTGCGCGCGCGCGAAGTACGCGATCGCCAGGTCGTAGAAGTCGTCCTCGTCGCGCAGCACGTCGCAGCCGGCGTAGTAGATGTCGAGGAACGACTGCAGGTCGGTGAACTGGTACGCGGCGCGCACCGCCTCGACCGAGGCGTAGGGCAGGTCGATGCCGTGGCGGGCGGCCTTGGCCATCACCATCTCGGGCTCGAGGGTGCCCTCGATGTGCAGGTGCAGCTCGACCTTGGGCAGGGCGGCGATCAGGCGCTCGAGCGCGGCGGGCAGGGCGGGCGCGGACATGCGATCGGGTACCACGGCCCGCGCCGCCTCGGCCGGCGCTGACGACCGGATCGATGCGCCGCCCTCGGCGTCGCTGTCTCGACGTCAGCGGCCGCCGCGCCCCTGCGCCGGAGCGAGGCCCGCAGCGGCGCGCGGGCCTCGCCTCGACGTGGCGCGACCGGGCCGCGTTCGATATGCTCGACGCCGATGGCGCGGGTGGCCCTCTTGGTCGTCGGACTGGTCTCGGTGGCGGCCTGCCGCAAGTCGGAGACCCGGCACGAGGTCACGGGCACGCGTGTCGTCGACGCCGCGGCGGCCGTCGCCCCCGCGCCGGCCGTCGACGCCGCGCCGGCGCTGGCTCGACCCGCTGCCGACGTGACCCGGGTCCCGACGCGCGCGGTGCTCGACGCCGAGGAGTGCGCGATCACGAGCCGCTATCGGCCGCTCAAGTTCGGGCACGCGCCGCGCTGGCTCGCCGCCGTCGGCGACGAGCGGCACCTGGTGGTCGCGGTCGACGATGGCCCGGGCGCGCTCCTGGCCTATCGTGCCGCGCCGACCGGTCAGGTGCCGGGTGAGCTGCGGACCGCCACGTCCGAGGGGGCCGACCGCATGCTCGCGGCCGAGGCGGTGGGTGATCTGACCCTGATCCTGTTCGACGGGCGCTGCGGCAGGACCCGTGCCTGCACGTGGTGGTGCTGGACGCCGAGGCCAACCTGCTGGGCTCGGGCGCGCACCTGGCCTTGCCCGGCCCGCTGACCTCGTGGGCGACGGCGGCCGACGACGCGACCGGCATCTACCTCTACGGCGAGCACGCCGGCGCCGCGCCCGTGTTCCAGCGCATCACCGTGGCGTCGACCGGCGAGGTGCGCGCCGAGCGCTTCCCTCAGGTCACCGCCGGCGCGTCGTCTGAGCCGAGCGAGATCGCCGCGGTCGCCGCCGACGGCGACGCCTGGGCCATCGTCCGCGGCCACGGCGGTCGCGGCGAGCTGGTGAGCTCGAGCGGCGTCACGGTCGACCTCGGGGTCCCCGCCGCGAAGGTGACCCAGGGCGCGCTGGTCGAGCTGGCCGACGGCGTCATCGGCGTCGCCACCACGGGCGCGGGGCCGCTCGTCGCCCGCTACCAGCTCGACGGCCAGCCGGTGGCTGGCCCCGACGACGGGCCGCCGCTCGATCGGATGTGGGGCGAGCCGTCGTTCACGTCTGATCGCGAGCTGCACGTCATGCGCATGCGGCACCCGTATCGCTCGTTCGAGCGCTCGACCTACGTCGACACCGTGGTCGCGCACGCCGGCGCCGAGCCGGCCGCGTTCGTGCGCTGGACCGGCCGCGGCTTCCTCGTCCTGTACACGTCGTGGTTCGAGGAGTCGTGGCGCATGTTCGCGGCGACCATGGTCTGCGACGGCTGAGCGGCCCACGAGCGCACGACCGCGGGGGTGGCGCGCTGACCGCGCGCGTCGCGCTCATCGAAGGGGCGAGCGCGACGGCCCGCGACACCTCGGCCGGCGTCGCTGACACGATCGGGCATGGACCCCGTCCGCGCGCTCGCCGTCGTCGTCGCCGTGAGCTCGTCGCTCGCCACCGCCGGGCCCGCCGACGCGTGCCGGTGCCTGACCCCGAGCCTGGCCCGGACCACCCGCGCCGCCGACGTGATCCTGGTCGGCACGCTGACCGAGGTCGAGATCACCGATCACGCGATCGCGACCGTGACCGTGCGCGCGGTCTGGAAGGGCGCCGTCGCCGAGACCGTGCAGATCCACGACTCGCCGACCTCGTGCCGGCGCGGCCTGGCCGCGGGCACGACCCTGGTGATCATGGCGCGGCGCGACGGCGATCGCCTGACCGTGCGGCAGTGCGACGGCACCCAGGCCGCGACGCCCGCGCTCGAGCGCCGGCTGACCCGCCGGCTGGGCGCGCCGCACCCGCCGACGCCGTGATCACGCCGCCGGCGCCAGGCGCTCGGCGAAGAACGCCATCACGCGATCGAGCGCGGCCCGGGTCGGGTGGCCGGGCGCGTCGACGAAGTCGTGGGTGAGGACCGAGTGCGCGGTGCGCTTGAGGCCGTGCGGGTTGCCGCGGCTCGAGTCGATCTCGACGGCGATGAACCGATCGCCGAGCAGCTCGCGCAAGGTCGCGAACCGCTCCGGCGGCACCAACCGGTCGCCGGTGAAGCGCAGGCCCAGCACCGGCACGTCGGCCCGGGCCGCGATCGCGGCGCAGGTGTCCGCGTCGACGCCGATCGCGCGGCGGTGGCGGCCAGTGACGGCGAACGGCAGCGACGGCTGCGACAGCACCGGGGCGATCACGCGCTCGTCGACCATCATGCCGAGGGCGAACCCGCCGGTCAGGCACATGCCGATCGCGCCGACCCCGCGGCCGCCGGCCTCGGCGTGGGCCAGCGCCGCGAGCTGGCGCAGCCACCCGACGATCGGGCTGCCGGCGCCGCTGGCCCAGGTCGCGAACTCGCGCGCCACGCACGCCCTGGCCATCGAGCCCAGCATATAGCCGGCGGTCATCGGCTTGCCGGGCGTGCCCAGCAGCGACGGCAGGTAGGTCGTGAAGCCGGCGGCGCGCAGGCGCGCGGCGAACGCCAGCACGCCCGGGTGCAGGCCCGGCACCTCGTGCATCACGACGATGGCCGGGCCGGCGCCGGCGACGTAGACGTCGCGGCCGACGCCGTCGAAGGTGAGGTGACGGCGGGTGAGCCCAGGCAGGTCGATGGCCACGCCCGGCTCTACCACGATCGACCGTGCGGCCGGTTTGCAGGTTGCGCCCCGGGGGCCCCGCGGCTAGCTTCGGCCCCCTTCTGGCCATGACCGCACCGCCCGCCTACGATCCTGTCCCCGATCTCGCCACCGAGCTCGCCCTCGCACCCGCCGCCGTGGCGGCCGCGATCGCCTTGTTCGCGGACGGCGCGACCGTGCCGTTCATCGCTCGCTACCGCAAGGAGAAGACCGGCGGCCTCGACGAGGTCCAGCTGCGCGCGATCGAGGAGCGCCACGCCTACCTGACCGAGCGCGAGGCCCGGCGCGCGGCGATCCGGGGCGAGCTCGAGGCGGCCGGCGTCTTGACCGAGGCGCTGGCCGCGGCGCTCGCGGCCGCGACCACCAAGGCCGAGCTCGAGGATCTGTACGCCCCCTACCGCCCGCGCCGGAAGACCCGCGCCAGCGCCGCGCGCGACAAGGGCCTGGCGCCCCTGGCCGAGCTGATCCTGGGGCAGGGCGCCGACGGTGATCCGGCCGCGGCCGCCGCCGGGTTCGTGACCGCCGAGGTCGCCACGGCCGACGACGCCCTCGCCGGCGCCCGCGACATCGTGGCCGAGGTCGTGTGCGATCGCGCCGACGCGCGCGCGCTGGCCCGGGCCGCGTTCAGGGCCGGCGCGCTGGTCGCGACCGGCGTCGCCGACAAGATCGCCGAGCCGACCAAGTACGAGGCGTACTACGCGTTCCGCGAGGCGGTCGCGACGGTCCCGTCGCACCGGTTCCTGGCGATCCGCCGCGGCGAGGCCGAGGGCGTGCTGCGCGCGGCGATCGAGCCCGCGGGCGGCGCCGACGAGGTCATCGCCGGCGTCCTGCGCCTGGCCGGCCACGCGCCGGCGTCGCCGTGGGCCGAGCTCCTGGCGCGCGCGGTCGGCGAGGGCTACCGCCGCTTGCTGGCCCCGGCCATCGAGAACGACGTGCGCGCCGATCTCAAGACCGCCAGCGATCTCGAGGCCGCGGGCGTGTTCGCCGGCAACCTGCGGGCGCTGCTGCTGGGCGCGCCGCTGGGGGCCAAGACCGTGATCGGCGTCGATCCGGGCCTGCGCACCGGCTGCAAGTGCGCCGCGGTCGATGCGACCGGGCGCTACCTCGGCTCGGTCACGATCTTCCTGACCCAGGGCGAGGCCGCGCTCGAGCGCGCCAAGGCCGACTTCGCCGAGTTCGTGACCAAGCACGACCCGGTGGCGATCGCGGTCGGCAACGGCACCGGCGGTCGCGAGGCCGAGGTGTTCGCGCGGCGGCTCGTGGCCTCGGCCAACCTGGGCGATCGCGTGGTCGTCGCGGTCAACGAGGCCGGCGCCAGCGTCTACAGCGCCTCGGATCTGGCCCGCGAGGAGTTCCCCGAGCTCGATCTCACGATCCGCGGCGCGATCTCGATCGCGCGGCGGCTGCAGGACCCGCTGGCCGAGCTGGTGAAGGTCGAGCCCAAGGCCATCGGCGTCGGCCAGTACCAGCACGATGTCCACGCGCCGCTGCTGACCAAGAAGCTCGGCGACGTGGTCGAGAGCTGCGTCAACTTCGTCGGCGTCGACGTCAACACTGCCAGCCCGAGCCTGCTCGGCTACGTCGCCGGCATCGGCCCGGCCCTGGCCAAGAAGATCGTCGGCTACCGCCACGAGCACGGCGGGATCACGTCGCGCGCGCAGCTCCGCGAGGTGCCGGGCCTGGGGCCCAAGACCTTCGAGCAGTGCGCCGGCTTCCTGCGCGTCCGCAGCGCCGCCCAGCCGCTCGACGGTTCGGCGGTCCACCCCGAGCGCTACGCGCTGGTCGAGCGCATGGCCGCCGACCTCGGCGTCGACGTGGTCAGCCTGTTCGGCAACGCCGCGCTGGTCGACACGATCGAGCGCGGCCGCTACGTCGACGACGACGCCGGCGACGCGACCGTGCGCGACATCTGCGCCGAGCTGGTGCGGCCGGGCCGCGATCCGCGCGCGCTGTTCGAGCCGCCACGGTTCCGCGACGACGTGATGACGCTCGAGGACGTCAAGGAGGGCATGGTCCTCGAGGGCCTGGTCACCAACGTCGCGGCGTTCGGCGCGTTCGTCGACGTCGGCGTGCACCAGGACGGCCTGATCCACGTGTCGCGCCTGGCCGATCGCTTCGTCAAGGACGCGTCCGAGGTGGTCAAGGTCGGCGACAAGGTGTCGGTGCGGGTGCTGGGCGTCGATCTGCAGCGCCGCCGGATCGCGCTGGCGATCAACCGACCGCGCGCCGACGGCGGCGGGCGCGGCCCCCGACCCGATCGCGGCCCCCGGCCCGATCGCGGTCCCCGGCCGCCGCGCGGTCCCCGCGGCCCGCGCCCCGACGGTGGCGGCCCGCGCCCCGAGGTCCGCGCCGACGGCGCGCCCGCGCCCGACGGTGGGCCCGCGCCCGACGGTGCGCCCGCGCCCGACGGCGCTCGTGTCGATGGTGGCCCGCGGCCGGATCAGCGCGGCCCACGGCCGCCGCGCGGCCCGCGCCCGGACAACCGCGGCCCGCGGCCGGACAACCGTGGCCCGCGCCCGGACAATCGTGGCCCGCGGCCGGACAATCGTGGCCCGCGGCCCGACAACCAGGGCCCGGGGCCCGACAACCGGGGCCCGCGGCCGGATGGTCCCCGGCCCGACAACCGGGGACCGCGCGCCGACGGCCCGCGCCCCGAGGGTGTTCGCGGCCCGCGCGCCGACGGCCCGCGCCCCGAGGGTGATCGCGGCCCACGCCCCGACTTCCGTGGTCCGCGCGCCGACGTCCGTGGCCCGCGCCCCGAGGGTGATCGCGGCCCGCGGCCTGACAACCGCGGCCCACGCCCCGACAACCGCGGCCCGCGGCCCGACGGCGATCGCGGCCCGCGGCCCGATCGCGGCGGGGATCGCCCCGATCGGCGCGACGATCGTCGGCCCGACGACGGCATGGGAGTATCGGGCTTCGTCAACAACCCGTTCGCGAAGCTTGCCGAGATCAAGAAACAGCGCTGAGGTGACCCGCGGGCGCGGCCCGGCGCGCGTGGCGTCGGTCGCGCTGCTGGTGACGATCGGGACCATCGGGTGTCGCGATCGCGGCAAGGCCCGGCCGTCGGTGGACGACGCGGCGGTCGCGGTCGCCGAGGTCGCCGACGGCGGCCCCGCGGTCGGACTCGACGCCGCGGCCGCGCCGGTCGCGGTCCGGCCCGAGCACGCCGGGTTCGCGCTCGGCGACAACCTGCTCACCAGCCACCGCATCGTCGACGGCGACCTCGTGATCGACGCCGGGTCGATCGGCTTCGCGCGCTACACGCGCTTCGATCTGCCGTCGGCGCGCTGGCGCCTGCGCCAGGTCGTGCTCGGCCAGCGGGTCGCGGTCGCGACCCGCGGCGGCTCGATCGAGGTGCCGCTGTCGGCGGTCCAGGCCGAGGCCGCGACCGGCCTGGCGGTGCGCCTGGTGGCCGATCGCGCCCACAAGGTCACCGTGCGCGCCGGCCTGCGCACGCTCGGCCGCCTCGACGTCGCGGTCGGCGACGCCTGGTACGCGCTGCCGACCCCGGCCGGGACCTGGCGCGACGGCGAGAACCCGATCGTCTTCGACGGCGCCGTCGCGGTCGCGACCGTCCGGATCACCGCCGACGCGGCCCGGGCGGCCGCCGACGACGATCCGCTGGCCCACGTCGGCTGGGACGTGCCCACCCGCACGCTGGCGCTCGACCGCGGCGCCGGCGTCGCCTGGTACGTGCACCTGCCGGCCGACGCCCACCTGGTCGCGACCGTGCCGGCGCCGTG carries:
- a CDS encoding adenosine deaminase — its product is MSAPALPAALERLIAALPKVELHLHIEGTLEPEMVMAKAARHGIDLPYASVEAVRAAYQFTDLQSFLDIYYAGCDVLRDEDDFYDLAIAYFARAHADRVVHAELFFDPQTHTARGVAMGTVIDGLARAQRDALARWGLTSKLILCFLRHLPEADALATLDAARPYLRHIAGVGLDSGERGNPPSKFARVFTAARAMGLVPVAHAGEEGPAAYIREALDLLEVVRIDHGVRCDEDPALVAELAARRVPLTVCPLSNLKLCVVQDLADHNLGRLLAAGVCVTINSD
- a CDS encoding dienelactone hydrolase family protein — protein: MHEVPGLHPGVLAFAARLRAAGFTTYLPSLLGTPGKPMTAGYMLGSMARACVAREFATWASGAGSPIVGWLRQLAALAHAEAGGRGVGAIGMCLTGGFALGMMVDERVIAPVLSQPSLPFAVTGRHRRAIGVDADTCAAIAARADVPVLGLRFTGDRLVPPERFATLRELLGDRFIAVEIDSSRGNPHGLKRTAHSVLTHDFVDAPGHPTRAALDRVMAFFAERLAPAA
- a CDS encoding helix-hairpin-helix domain-containing protein produces the protein MTAPPAYDPVPDLATELALAPAAVAAAIALFADGATVPFIARYRKEKTGGLDEVQLRAIEERHAYLTEREARRAAIRGELEAAGVLTEALAAALAAATTKAELEDLYAPYRPRRKTRASAARDKGLAPLAELILGQGADGDPAAAAAGFVTAEVATADDALAGARDIVAEVVCDRADARALARAAFRAGALVATGVADKIAEPTKYEAYYAFREAVATVPSHRFLAIRRGEAEGVLRAAIEPAGGADEVIAGVLRLAGHAPASPWAELLARAVGEGYRRLLAPAIENDVRADLKTASDLEAAGVFAGNLRALLLGAPLGAKTVIGVDPGLRTGCKCAAVDATGRYLGSVTIFLTQGEAALERAKADFAEFVTKHDPVAIAVGNGTGGREAEVFARRLVASANLGDRVVVAVNEAGASVYSASDLAREEFPELDLTIRGAISIARRLQDPLAELVKVEPKAIGVGQYQHDVHAPLLTKKLGDVVESCVNFVGVDVNTASPSLLGYVAGIGPALAKKIVGYRHEHGGITSRAQLREVPGLGPKTFEQCAGFLRVRSAAQPLDGSAVHPERYALVERMAADLGVDVVSLFGNAALVDTIERGRYVDDDAGDATVRDICAELVRPGRDPRALFEPPRFRDDVMTLEDVKEGMVLEGLVTNVAAFGAFVDVGVHQDGLIHVSRLADRFVKDASEVVKVGDKVSVRVLGVDLQRRRIALAINRPRADGGGRGPRPDRGPRPDRGPRPPRGPRGPRPDGGGPRPEVRADGAPAPDGGPAPDGAPAPDGARVDGGPRPDQRGPRPPRGPRPDNRGPRPDNRGPRPDNRGPRPDNRGPRPDNQGPGPDNRGPRPDGPRPDNRGPRADGPRPEGVRGPRADGPRPEGDRGPRPDFRGPRADVRGPRPEGDRGPRPDNRGPRPDNRGPRPDGDRGPRPDRGGDRPDRRDDRRPDDGMGVSGFVNNPFAKLAEIKKQR